In the genome of Deltaproteobacteria bacterium, the window GGCGATCTTCAATCCGTCCGGCTTCACCGTGTAGAAATAATTGGCCGCCTTGCGCCCCGACGCGCCGTCCATGAACTCCATGACGATATTGGGGTTCCCCGGAATATATTTTTTCAGAAACGGCATCAGCGCGCGGGATTGAAACTCCCCCGACCCGCCGGCGCCGCCGCCGCGAATAATCGTGATCGTCTTGCCAGCGTAGTACGGCGTCTGGGCTAAACATTGACTCGTTAACACGCCCCACAGGCCGCAAAGAACCGCCATGGAACGAATGACAATTGCCACCTGCATTTTGATCTCCTGTTCAATTGTTGCAGTTAACTCTTGACGCCCAACTGCGCTAGAAAACCACTCTTTTTCAAATCGTCGACAAAACGCAGGTCGAGAATATCCTCCGGTTTGGCCTTGGCGGCTTTCGGTTCGATCTCCGCCTGGATGTCGAGAATATTGCGCAGCCCTTCCACGGTCGGATAGGTGTCGTCGACGAGTAGGTCGCGATACGCTGCGTAGGATTTCTCCAGCACGGTCCGGTCTTGTCCCCTGGTATATTTTTGCAAGACCTTGATCACTTCCTCTTTATGGTTTTTGTAATAATGCACCGTCTCCGCCATCGCTCGCACCAGGCGCTGCACCATATCAGGATTCTCCCGAATGAGTTTGCGCGAGGTCACGGTGCAGGTCAATTGAAAAGGAATCTTCAACTTGGCCATGTCCAGGATCACCTTGAGGCCGCCCTTCTCGCCCATCAATCTTTCTGCTTCCTGACCGACGGTCCACTCCAGTTGACCTGAGGTAACGGCGGTAACCCGCGCCGAACCGGCGCCGACGGTCACTGCTTTGATATCGCTCAGCGACAACCTTTGCTGTCTCAAAGCGAGGCGCAAAGCAAAGTCGGCCGCCGTCCCAGGAATGTGGATAGCCGCTGAGCGGCCGCGCAAGTCCTCCACCGATTTGATCTCAGGCTTACCGATAATGTAATAGGGCAGCGTATTGGTGAGGCTGTTGACAATCGCGATATCGCCGCCCGCTAGCTTGCCGTAGAGCGCCGAGGTGCCCACTGCTCCGACGAAGGCGACATCGCCAGCGATCAAACTCTGCACGCCGCGGGTGCTGCCGCTAATATAAATCAGCTCGATGTCGAGGCCATGTTTTTTGAACAGGCCGCGCTCCTTGGCCACCCAGTAGGCCGGCGACGCATTGGCCGAGTCGGAGATGTAGGCCAGCAGTGACGGCTTTCGTTCGGCAGCGAGCGAGAGCCCGGTCCAGGCGGTAATCCCAACGCCAACCCAAGCGAAGATTCGTAAAAATCTGGTCTTCACAGCTACCTCCGTTTTAACGGTCGCCTTTGACTCGTAGGGCAGCGGATACACCGGGTCAACACGAACAATTTATCGCTCCCCGCATCCGGTTCATGATATGACTGGTCTTGCAGCGCACATCAATAACCCTGGTTACAGGAGGTTACAATGAGCGACCCTACCGGCAAGGCTCGCGCCCTGGGCATCAATCACGTGGTTCTCGAAGTCGATGACTTGAACAAAGCGCTGGAGTTCTACGGCAACCTCTTCGAATTCACGCTGCGCGGCAAGAGCGAACACAACGCGTTCATCGACCTCGGTGATCAGTTCATTCAATTGACCTTGGGCCGCACGCAGATCGCCGACACCAAGCGCCACTTCGGCTTGGTCGTCGACGACCGCGACGCGGTGCGCCGGAGAATGGAACAGCTCGGCATTAAAAGCATCAACGACCGCTTGAACATCCTCGACCCCTGGGGCAACCGCATCGAGATCGTCCCCTACGACGACTGCCAATTCACTAAAGCCGATCACATCTTGAACGGCATGGGCGTCGCAAAGATCGAGAAGACAGCCAGCGCCACCGAAGAGCTGAAGAAAAAAGGCATGGCGCCCGAATAACTCCATTTGTTGAGCAACTTACTCACAGTTTTGAGTAATTTGTCAGGCAGTCCGAATTATGATTCCCCACCCGCGAAAATGAAGACAGCACGAGCCGCACGATCCCAAATCCCGGTACTCCACCGCCGACCCGAGCCGCTCCCGCTCCTTCGCTGGAGCCACATGCGCTCGCCACTGGGCCGGCTTTTCATCGCCGTCAGCGAAAAGGGTTTATGCGCCATCGTATACAGACAGCGCGAAGACAATTTCGTTGCTGATTTAGATTCGCGCTCGACGTTGAAGCGAGACAGCACC includes:
- a CDS encoding VOC family protein, producing MSDPTGKARALGINHVVLEVDDLNKALEFYGNLFEFTLRGKSEHNAFIDLGDQFIQLTLGRTQIADTKRHFGLVVDDRDAVRRRMEQLGIKSINDRLNILDPWGNRIEIVPYDDCQFTKADHILNGMGVAKIEKTASATEELKKKGMAPE
- a CDS encoding ABC transporter substrate-binding protein produces the protein MVRVDPVYPLPYESKATVKTEVAVKTRFLRIFAWVGVGITAWTGLSLAAERKPSLLAYISDSANASPAYWVAKERGLFKKHGLDIELIYISGSTRGVQSLIAGDVAFVGAVGTSALYGKLAGGDIAIVNSLTNTLPYYIIGKPEIKSVEDLRGRSAAIHIPGTAADFALRLALRQQRLSLSDIKAVTVGAGSARVTAVTSGQLEWTVGQEAERLMGEKGGLKVILDMAKLKIPFQLTCTVTSRKLIRENPDMVQRLVRAMAETVHYYKNHKEEVIKVLQKYTRGQDRTVLEKSYAAYRDLLVDDTYPTVEGLRNILDIQAEIEPKAAKAKPEDILDLRFVDDLKKSGFLAQLGVKS